The proteins below come from a single Micromonospora citrea genomic window:
- a CDS encoding S9 family peptidase, whose amino-acid sequence MDFPELAARTRRFSRGAPRAVCVADDGSRVVFLRSAGPEDPADALWLLDVATGEERLVADPAALLGADADVDALGPGERALRERLRLSASGIGSYALDGAGRVAVFALAGRLFRADLVHGDVVEVATVGPVLDPRPDPTGQRLAYVTDAAEGVRRGQLRVVEGDGTDTLLAGEDSGVTWGLAEHIAAEEFDRFRGYWWAPDGRSVLAARVDESRLERWHLHDPADPATPPTTVAYPRAGGPNAEVSLHLLDLDDGWVDVHWDRETYPYLTAVHWADGGPLITVLRRSQQHGLVLAVDPRTGETQVHAELADPRWVEPIPGTPAHLPDGRVLVGGELAHDGYDARCLFADGTLLTPPSLYVRRVVGRLPGGTGPADLLVEASDGEPSERHLFRVRTTIGGGVDARRITTDPGWYTAAVGGDVLVVGSATLDHPGTRWTVWQGEREVAVLRSLAATPPYSPLPLLERVTDRRLPTAVLYPDNYVTGRRLPVLLDVYGGPGHQEVLAARSAWLERQWWADAGFAVVTIDNRGTPGVAPSFEKAIHRRVADVVLLDQVDALTALADKHPDLDLARVAVRGWSFGGWLAGLAVLRHPELFRCGVVGAPVTDWALYDTAYTERYLGLPDDGADIYAHHSLVELAGEPVRDPAAARPLLLVHGLVDDNVVAAHTLRLSAALLATGRPHSVLPLTGATHMAAGGTAERLLRLELDFVRQHLG is encoded by the coding sequence GTGGACTTTCCGGAGCTGGCCGCCCGCACCCGCCGGTTCAGCCGGGGAGCGCCGCGCGCGGTCTGCGTGGCCGACGACGGCTCCCGGGTGGTCTTCCTGCGCTCGGCCGGGCCGGAGGATCCGGCCGACGCGCTCTGGCTGCTCGACGTGGCGACCGGCGAGGAGCGGCTGGTCGCCGACCCGGCGGCGCTGCTCGGGGCGGACGCCGACGTCGACGCGCTGGGCCCGGGCGAGCGCGCGTTGCGCGAGCGGCTGCGGCTGAGCGCTTCCGGCATCGGCTCGTACGCGCTGGACGGCGCCGGCCGGGTGGCGGTCTTCGCGCTGGCCGGCCGGCTGTTCCGGGCCGACCTGGTGCACGGCGACGTGGTCGAGGTGGCCACCGTCGGCCCGGTGCTCGACCCGCGGCCCGACCCCACCGGGCAGCGCCTGGCGTACGTCACCGACGCCGCCGAGGGGGTGCGCCGGGGGCAGCTGCGGGTGGTCGAGGGCGACGGCACGGACACCCTGCTGGCCGGCGAGGACTCCGGGGTCACGTGGGGGCTGGCCGAGCACATCGCGGCCGAGGAGTTCGACCGGTTCCGCGGCTACTGGTGGGCGCCCGACGGGCGCTCGGTACTGGCCGCGCGGGTGGACGAGTCCCGGCTGGAGCGCTGGCACCTGCACGACCCGGCCGACCCGGCGACCCCGCCGACCACCGTCGCGTACCCGCGGGCGGGCGGCCCGAACGCGGAGGTCAGCCTGCACCTGCTCGACCTCGACGACGGCTGGGTCGACGTGCACTGGGACCGGGAGACCTACCCGTACCTGACGGCGGTGCACTGGGCCGACGGCGGGCCGCTCATCACCGTGCTACGCCGTTCCCAGCAGCACGGCCTGGTGCTCGCCGTCGACCCGCGCACGGGCGAGACGCAGGTGCACGCGGAGCTGGCGGACCCGCGCTGGGTGGAGCCGATCCCGGGCACCCCGGCGCACCTGCCGGACGGCCGGGTGCTGGTCGGCGGCGAGTTGGCCCACGACGGGTACGACGCCCGCTGCCTCTTCGCCGACGGGACCCTGCTCACCCCGCCGTCGCTCTACGTGCGACGGGTGGTGGGGCGGCTGCCGGGCGGCACCGGCCCGGCCGACCTGCTGGTGGAGGCGAGCGACGGGGAGCCGAGCGAGCGGCACCTGTTCCGGGTGCGCACCACGATCGGGGGCGGTGTCGACGCGCGCCGGATCACCACCGACCCGGGCTGGTACACCGCCGCCGTGGGCGGGGACGTGCTGGTGGTGGGCAGCGCCACGCTCGACCACCCGGGCACCCGGTGGACGGTCTGGCAGGGCGAGCGCGAGGTGGCGGTGCTACGTTCGCTCGCCGCCACCCCGCCGTACTCTCCGCTGCCGCTGCTGGAGCGGGTCACCGACCGGCGGCTGCCGACGGCGGTGCTCTATCCGGACAACTACGTCACGGGGCGGCGGCTGCCGGTGCTGCTGGACGTCTACGGCGGGCCGGGCCACCAGGAGGTGCTCGCCGCCCGCTCGGCCTGGCTGGAGCGGCAGTGGTGGGCCGACGCCGGCTTCGCCGTGGTCACGATCGACAACCGCGGTACGCCGGGCGTGGCCCCGTCGTTCGAGAAGGCGATCCACCGCCGGGTGGCGGACGTCGTGCTGCTCGACCAGGTGGACGCGCTCACCGCGCTGGCCGACAAGCACCCCGACCTCGACCTCGCCCGGGTCGCCGTGCGCGGCTGGTCGTTCGGCGGCTGGCTGGCCGGCCTGGCGGTGCTGCGGCACCCGGAGCTGTTCCGGTGCGGCGTCGTCGGGGCGCCGGTCACCGACTGGGCGCTGTACGACACCGCCTACACCGAGCGCTACCTGGGTCTGCCGGACGACGGGGCGGACATCTACGCGCACCACTCGCTGGTGGAGCTGGCCGGCGAGCCGGTGCGGGATCCGGCGGCGGCCCGGCCGCTGCTGCTGGTGCACGGCCTGGTCGACGACAACGTGGTGGCGGCGCACACGCTGCGCCTGTCGGCGGCGCTGCTGGCGACCGGCCGCCCGCACTCGGTGCTGCCGCTGACGGGCGCCACCCACATGGCGGCCGGCGGCACCGCGGAACGCCTGCTCCGGCTGGAGCTGGACTTCGTCCGCCAGCACCTGGGCTGA
- the mshB gene encoding N-acetyl-1-D-myo-inositol-2-amino-2-deoxy-alpha-D-glucopyranoside deacetylase, whose translation MTTVTTLPDRRLLLVHAHPDDESIGTGSTMAHYAATGAHVTLVTCTLGEEGEIHVPALAQLAAAEADQLGGWRIAELNAACAALGVTDHRFLGGAGRYRDSGMMGLATNDHPRAFWQADLDEAAGHLVEIMREVRPQVMVTYDDNGFYGHPDHIQAHRVAMRAHELAAVEGFAPAKVYWTAMPLSVLEAGMTHFAESSDNPFAGIGEVSELPFGTPDAQIAARIDATDQHAAKEAAMRAHATQIPDTSWLYSIAGNFGSEFMGVEYYTLAVGEKGPGSGPYGWEDDLFAGLDVADGPDRSPVGAAGLR comes from the coding sequence GTGACCACCGTGACGACGCTGCCCGACCGCCGCCTCCTGCTGGTCCACGCGCACCCCGACGACGAGTCCATCGGCACCGGCTCGACGATGGCGCACTACGCCGCCACCGGTGCCCACGTCACGCTGGTGACCTGCACGCTGGGCGAGGAGGGCGAGATCCACGTGCCGGCGCTGGCCCAGCTCGCCGCCGCCGAGGCGGACCAGCTCGGCGGGTGGCGGATCGCCGAGCTGAACGCCGCCTGCGCGGCGCTCGGCGTCACCGACCACCGCTTCCTCGGCGGCGCCGGCCGCTACCGGGACTCCGGCATGATGGGCCTCGCCACCAACGACCACCCCCGCGCCTTCTGGCAGGCCGACCTCGACGAGGCCGCCGGGCACCTGGTGGAGATCATGCGGGAGGTACGCCCGCAGGTCATGGTCACGTACGACGACAACGGCTTCTACGGCCACCCGGACCACATCCAGGCGCACCGGGTGGCGATGCGCGCGCACGAGCTGGCCGCCGTCGAGGGCTTCGCCCCGGCGAAGGTCTACTGGACGGCGATGCCGCTCAGCGTGCTGGAGGCCGGGATGACCCACTTCGCCGAGTCGTCGGACAACCCCTTCGCCGGCATCGGAGAGGTCTCCGAGCTGCCCTTCGGCACCCCCGACGCGCAGATCGCGGCGCGGATCGACGCCACGGACCAGCACGCCGCCAAGGAGGCGGCGATGCGGGCGCACGCCACCCAGATCCCCGACACCTCCTGGCTCTACTCGATCGCCGGCAACTTCGGCAGCGAGTTCATGGGCGTGGAGTACTACACCCTCGCGGTGGGGGAGAAGGGGCCGGGCAGCGGCCCGTACGGCTGGGAGGACGACCTCTTCGCCGGGCTCGACGTCGCGGACGGCCCGGACCGGTCCCCGGTCGGGGCGGCCGGCCTCCGGTGA
- a CDS encoding GNAT family N-acetyltransferase produces MLRQQDVGHRIVVRRIVGIREGRPLFSDALGELVELSETHLTIATAQGRLRVPVAEVHRAKRVPPTRRPTAAAVVELELAADEAWPAAVRGRLGGWLLRAADGWTGRANSALPVGDPDRPLPAALDAVERWYADLGLPAMVNTPLPLAAPVGAELDARGWGARPPVLVQTVPLAALPPATPAPAGSPPVELAAAPSDDWLAVAAGRKGGLPDAARHVLTAVGQVRFAHVYADGTLVAVGRGTVTGQGRWLGLSLIEVLPEARRQGLAGRIIRALVDWGAATGASHAFLQVEQRNTPAVALYRSLGFTTHHTYLTRTAPH; encoded by the coding sequence GTGCTCCGACAGCAGGATGTGGGACACCGGATCGTGGTTCGCCGGATTGTGGGGATTCGCGAAGGCCGGCCCCTCTTCTCGGACGCCCTCGGCGAGCTGGTCGAGCTGAGCGAGACCCATCTCACTATCGCCACGGCGCAGGGTCGGCTCCGGGTCCCGGTGGCCGAGGTGCACCGGGCCAAGCGGGTGCCGCCGACCCGCCGGCCCACCGCCGCTGCCGTGGTCGAGCTGGAACTGGCCGCCGACGAGGCCTGGCCCGCCGCCGTCCGGGGGCGGCTCGGCGGCTGGCTGCTGCGCGCCGCCGACGGGTGGACGGGCCGGGCCAACTCGGCGCTGCCGGTGGGCGACCCGGACCGGCCGCTGCCCGCCGCGCTCGACGCCGTGGAACGCTGGTACGCCGACCTCGGCCTGCCGGCGATGGTCAACACCCCGCTGCCGCTCGCCGCTCCGGTCGGCGCCGAACTCGACGCGCGGGGCTGGGGCGCGCGCCCGCCCGTGCTGGTGCAGACCGTGCCGCTGGCGGCGCTGCCGCCGGCCACGCCGGCGCCCGCCGGGTCGCCGCCCGTGGAGTTGGCCGCCGCGCCGTCGGACGACTGGCTCGCCGTCGCCGCCGGCCGCAAGGGCGGCCTGCCGGACGCCGCCCGACACGTGCTCACCGCCGTGGGCCAGGTCCGCTTCGCCCACGTGTACGCCGACGGCACGCTGGTCGCGGTCGGCCGCGGCACGGTGACGGGGCAGGGGCGCTGGCTGGGGCTGAGCCTGATCGAGGTGCTGCCCGAGGCGAGGCGGCAGGGCCTGGCCGGTCGGATCATCCGCGCTCTCGTCGACTGGGGCGCCGCGACCGGCGCCTCGCACGCCTTCCTCCAGGTCGAACAGCGCAACACGCCGGCCGTGGCCCTCTACCGCTCCCTCGGCTTCACCACCCACCACACCTACCTGACCCGCACCGCCCCCCACTGA
- the fdxA gene encoding ferredoxin — translation MTYIIAEPCVDVLDKACIEECPVDCIYEGNRMLYIHPDECVDCGACEPVCPVEAIFYEDDVPEQWKDYTGANYEFFEDLGSPGGASKIGKVEKDASFVAAQPPRGEGH, via the coding sequence GTGACCTACATCATCGCCGAGCCGTGCGTGGATGTGCTCGACAAGGCATGCATCGAGGAGTGCCCGGTCGACTGCATTTACGAGGGCAACCGGATGCTCTACATCCACCCCGACGAGTGCGTCGACTGTGGTGCCTGTGAGCCCGTCTGCCCGGTCGAGGCGATCTTCTACGAGGACGACGTCCCGGAGCAGTGGAAGGACTACACCGGCGCCAACTACGAGTTCTTCGAGGACCTGGGCTCCCCCGGTGGCGCCTCGAAGATCGGCAAGGTGGAGAAGGACGCGTCCTTCGTCGCCGCGCAGCCGCCGCGCGGCGAGGGCCACTGA
- the dapC gene encoding succinyldiaminopimelate transaminase, with protein sequence MNRPAPVSARLPEFTWDSLDAAAALAAAHPEGMINLSMGTPVDPVPEVIRRALAEASDAPGYPLTAGTPALREAIAAWVARACGAGVDGLGVLPTIGSKELVAWLPTLLGVGPGDVVVVPSVAYPTYFDGAALAGATVVRADSLTAVGPTPRVRLVWVNSPGNPTGRVLPAAHLRKVVDWARERGAVVASDECYLPLGWSAEPVSVLSPEVCDGSYDSVLAVHSLSKRSNLAGYRAGFVAGDPALVAELLKVRKHAGMIVPAPVQAAMVAALRDERHADEQRERYRARREVLHAAFTGAGFTVEHSEAGLYLWLTRGEDCWETVDWLARRGILAAAGALYGPGGRQHVRVALTESDEHVAAVAGRLAQP encoded by the coding sequence CTGAACCGCCCCGCGCCGGTCTCGGCACGGCTGCCCGAGTTCACCTGGGACTCCCTGGACGCCGCGGCCGCGCTGGCCGCGGCGCACCCGGAGGGAATGATCAACCTCTCCATGGGTACGCCGGTGGACCCGGTGCCCGAGGTGATCCGGCGGGCGTTGGCGGAGGCGTCGGACGCCCCGGGCTATCCGCTGACCGCCGGCACCCCGGCGCTGCGCGAGGCGATCGCCGCCTGGGTCGCGCGGGCCTGCGGTGCGGGCGTCGACGGCCTCGGCGTGCTGCCCACGATCGGCTCCAAGGAACTCGTCGCCTGGCTGCCCACGCTGCTCGGCGTGGGCCCGGGCGACGTCGTCGTGGTGCCCTCGGTGGCCTACCCGACATACTTCGACGGGGCCGCGCTCGCCGGCGCCACGGTGGTGCGCGCCGACTCGCTCACCGCCGTCGGCCCGACCCCCCGGGTGCGCCTGGTCTGGGTCAACTCGCCGGGCAACCCCACCGGGCGGGTCCTGCCGGCGGCCCACCTGCGCAAGGTGGTCGACTGGGCCCGGGAGCGGGGTGCGGTGGTCGCCAGCGACGAGTGCTACCTGCCCCTGGGCTGGTCCGCCGAGCCGGTCTCGGTGCTCTCGCCCGAGGTCTGCGACGGGTCGTACGACAGCGTGCTGGCGGTGCACTCGCTCTCCAAGCGCTCCAACCTGGCCGGCTACCGGGCCGGATTCGTGGCCGGCGACCCGGCGCTCGTGGCGGAGCTGCTCAAGGTCCGCAAGCACGCCGGCATGATCGTGCCCGCGCCGGTGCAGGCCGCGATGGTGGCCGCGCTGCGCGACGAGCGGCACGCCGACGAGCAGCGCGAGCGCTACCGGGCCCGGCGGGAGGTCCTGCACGCCGCGTTCACCGGCGCGGGCTTCACCGTCGAGCACTCCGAGGCGGGCCTCTACCTCTGGCTGACCCGCGGCGAGGACTGCTGGGAGACGGTCGACTGGCTGGCCCGGCGGGGCATCCTGGCCGCCGCCGGAGCCCTCTACGGCCCGGGCGGCCGGCAGCACGTCCGGGTGGCGCTGACCGAGTCCGACGAGCACGTGGCGGCGGTCGCCGGCCGACTCGCCCAGCCCTGA
- a CDS encoding prephenate dehydrogenase, which produces MAGSAGGPARAAVVGTGMIGGSVLLRLRDAGLDVAGWDPDPATRRYAREQGFACPDTVEEAVADRDFVFLCGPLPSLPGMLSRVAAATDEDCVLTDVGSTKAALAAFADTRGVGHRFVPGHPMAGADRAGVASASPALLDRAAWVLCPDPAGVVAFRRLAPLIIDVFRARLVPMSPTQHDTVVALSSHVPHLLAGALAGAVQEAPLRDAVLALAAGSFRDGSRVAGTPAERTANMLLSNRERVLEELTRVTDYLDKLAGAVRAGDAEALTSRYRAAAAARTVLAGRNFASRERAFPVAGDADAEVAYLWELGAAGGYLSGCRVDAGTVSYIAHLPADAGPV; this is translated from the coding sequence TTGGCGGGCAGTGCCGGCGGACCGGCCCGTGCGGCGGTGGTGGGCACCGGAATGATCGGTGGCTCGGTGCTGCTCCGGCTGCGTGACGCCGGGCTCGACGTCGCCGGCTGGGACCCGGACCCGGCGACCCGACGGTACGCCCGTGAGCAGGGGTTCGCCTGTCCGGACACCGTCGAGGAGGCGGTGGCGGACCGGGACTTCGTCTTCCTCTGCGGACCACTGCCCAGCCTGCCCGGGATGCTCAGTCGGGTGGCCGCCGCCACCGACGAGGATTGCGTGCTCACCGACGTGGGCAGCACGAAGGCGGCGCTGGCCGCCTTCGCCGACACCCGGGGCGTCGGGCATCGTTTCGTCCCTGGGCACCCGATGGCCGGAGCGGACCGAGCCGGCGTCGCCTCGGCCAGTCCGGCGCTGCTCGACCGCGCGGCCTGGGTGCTCTGCCCGGACCCGGCCGGCGTGGTGGCGTTCCGCCGGCTGGCTCCGTTGATCATCGACGTGTTCCGGGCCAGGTTGGTGCCGATGTCGCCGACCCAGCACGACACGGTGGTCGCGCTCTCCTCGCACGTGCCGCACCTGCTGGCCGGCGCGCTCGCCGGGGCGGTGCAGGAGGCGCCCCTGCGGGACGCCGTCCTCGCGCTGGCCGCCGGCAGCTTCCGTGACGGTAGCCGGGTCGCCGGCACCCCTGCCGAACGGACCGCCAACATGCTGCTCAGCAATCGGGAGCGGGTGCTCGAGGAACTGACCCGGGTCACCGACTACCTCGACAAGCTGGCGGGGGCGGTCCGGGCGGGGGACGCCGAGGCGCTGACCTCGCGGTACCGGGCGGCGGCGGCGGCCCGGACCGTGCTGGCCGGGCGGAACTTCGCCAGCCGGGAGCGCGCCTTCCCGGTCGCCGGGGACGCCGACGCGGAGGTCGCGTACCTGTGGGAGCTCGGGGCGGCCGGCGGTTATCTGAGCGGGTGCCGCGTCGACGCCGGGACCGTCTCGTACATCGCGCACCTTCCGGCGGACGCCGGGCCGGTCTGA
- a CDS encoding SIMPL domain-containing protein: MVDGPVVAVRGEAYREVAPEIAQFTVTATARDRDREATLTRLAERAAAVRVLLDGYGAAIDRRETGELRVRPETRRSGERVVAYHGSVATTVTVSDFTALGDLMLRLADQDQVEVAGPWWSLRPDSPAHREARHAAIADALLRAREYAEALGARVTALIELADAGAAERPMMSRMAYGAGGGAESAPELELDPQPQTVQAAVHARFAISEPVLG; the protein is encoded by the coding sequence ATGGTGGACGGGCCGGTGGTGGCGGTGCGCGGCGAGGCGTACCGCGAGGTCGCGCCGGAGATCGCGCAGTTCACTGTGACCGCGACGGCCCGCGACCGGGACCGGGAGGCCACCCTGACCCGGCTGGCCGAGCGGGCCGCCGCCGTGCGGGTGCTGCTCGACGGCTACGGCGCCGCCATCGACCGGCGGGAGACCGGCGAGCTGCGGGTCCGGCCGGAGACCAGGCGCTCCGGGGAGCGGGTCGTCGCCTACCACGGCAGCGTGGCCACCACCGTGACGGTCAGCGACTTCACCGCGCTCGGCGACCTGATGCTGCGCCTGGCCGACCAGGACCAGGTCGAGGTGGCCGGGCCGTGGTGGTCGCTGCGGCCGGACAGCCCGGCCCACCGGGAGGCCCGGCACGCCGCCATCGCCGACGCGCTGCTGCGTGCCCGCGAGTACGCCGAGGCGCTGGGCGCCCGGGTGACCGCCCTGATCGAGCTGGCCGACGCGGGCGCGGCGGAACGGCCGATGATGAGCAGGATGGCCTACGGGGCGGGTGGGGGTGCCGAGAGCGCCCCGGAGCTGGAGCTCGACCCGCAGCCGCAGACCGTGCAGGCGGCGGTGCACGCGCGCTTCGCGATCAGCGAGCCGGTCCTCGGCTGA
- a CDS encoding nucleoside/nucleotide kinase family protein codes for METARVVVVDELVTRARALADAGPRQLLGIAGAPGAGKSTLAERIVEAVGPTARLVPMDGFHLAQAELHRLGRAERKGAIDTFDANGYVSMLRRLRRLEPTAVYAPAFRRDLEEPVAGSIEVPPSVRLVVTEGNYLLVNRMPWDEVRQLLHEAWFLDLDAELRLRRLTARHQAYGRTAEQARAWATGSDETNAALVAGTAQHADLVVRLAEPPPVGPAVG; via the coding sequence ATGGAGACCGCCAGGGTCGTCGTGGTCGACGAGTTGGTCACGCGGGCGCGGGCCCTCGCCGACGCCGGCCCGCGGCAACTGCTCGGCATCGCCGGGGCGCCCGGCGCGGGCAAGTCCACGCTGGCGGAGCGGATCGTCGAGGCGGTCGGCCCGACCGCCCGGCTGGTGCCGATGGACGGCTTCCATCTCGCCCAGGCCGAGCTGCACCGGTTGGGTCGGGCGGAGCGCAAGGGCGCCATCGACACGTTCGACGCCAACGGCTACGTCTCGATGCTGCGGCGCCTGCGCCGGCTGGAGCCGACCGCCGTCTACGCGCCGGCGTTCCGCCGGGACCTGGAGGAGCCGGTGGCCGGCTCCATCGAGGTGCCGCCGTCGGTGCGGCTGGTGGTCACCGAGGGCAACTACCTGCTGGTGAACCGGATGCCCTGGGACGAGGTGCGGCAGCTGCTGCACGAGGCGTGGTTCCTGGACCTGGACGCCGAGCTGAGGCTGCGCCGGCTGACCGCCCGGCACCAGGCGTACGGGCGGACGGCGGAGCAGGCCCGAGCCTGGGCCACGGGCAGCGACGAGACCAATGCCGCCCTGGTGGCCGGCACCGCGCAGCACGCGGACCTGGTCGTCCGGCTGGCCGAGCCGCCCCCCGTCGGGCCGGCCGTCGGCTGA
- a CDS encoding sugar O-acetyltransferase, with translation MTSMKERMLAGEPYIADEPEILADLDRAARLTERFNTSPAADPEGRLAALRDLLGEVGDETWVRPPFHCDYGWQIRIGPRSFVNFNAVFLDVAPITIGADVQIGPNVQLLTPTHPVEPGPRRDKWEAAKPITIGDNVWLGGGAIVLAGVTIGENTVVGAGAVVTRDLPANVVALGNPARVVRQLD, from the coding sequence GTGACCTCCATGAAGGAACGCATGCTGGCCGGCGAGCCGTACATCGCCGACGAGCCGGAGATCCTCGCCGACCTGGACCGCGCCGCGCGCCTGACGGAACGCTTCAACACCAGCCCCGCCGCCGATCCCGAGGGCCGGCTCGCCGCCCTGCGTGACCTGCTCGGCGAGGTGGGCGACGAGACCTGGGTCCGGCCGCCCTTCCACTGCGACTACGGGTGGCAGATCCGGATCGGGCCGCGCAGCTTCGTCAACTTCAACGCGGTCTTCCTCGACGTCGCCCCGATCACCATCGGCGCCGACGTCCAGATCGGACCGAACGTCCAACTGCTCACCCCCACCCACCCCGTCGAGCCCGGGCCGCGACGCGACAAGTGGGAGGCGGCCAAGCCGATCACCATCGGCGACAACGTCTGGCTCGGCGGCGGGGCGATCGTGCTCGCCGGCGTCACCATCGGGGAGAACACCGTCGTCGGCGCGGGCGCCGTCGTGACGAGGGACCTGCCGGCAAACGTGGTCGCGCTCGGTAACCCGGCCCGGGTCGTACGACAGCTCGACTGA